One genomic region from Anguilla rostrata isolate EN2019 chromosome 2, ASM1855537v3, whole genome shotgun sequence encodes:
- the minpp1b gene encoding multiple inositol polyphosphate phosphatase 1b encodes MKQLLSQKSFVLTAFSFALVRVSYCSVENVQVVHPRINIPKIAKYFGTKGRYEEVNPYLLDDIRAINKTLLKPPSVDCVPVHLTAVIRHGTRYPTAKNVQKIQRLYDLVSREATNDEKWLHDIITKWKMWYTDDMDGQIVEKGRDDHRHLAVRLAKSFPSLISEENLRSNRIKFITSSKHRCVDSTVAFIEGLKKFWEVKDMDFGYEVNDSLMRFFDQCRRFIEDVDKNKMALKEVELFKSSEEMKRVQINIANRLQLQYSKVTPDLVEAAFYLCSYEFSIKSVNSPWCNLFNEVDAKVLEYANDLKQYWKRAYGHDINRKSSCILFHDVFSRLDQAANEIRFGHVTEAVTVQVGHAETLLPLLSLMGFFRDETPLTADNYVLQGNRTFHTSRIVPYAANLVFVLYDCEEGLRLQFLLNERPLAFPGIGHSAPLYEAVRGRYGDLLEGCNFEEECEVPKTSGSKYTEL; translated from the exons ATGAAGCAACTATTGTCACAAAAAAGTTTTGTTCTTACAGCTTTTAGCTTTGCATTGGTTCGTGTTTCATATTGTTCCGTAGAAAATGTCCAGGTTGTTCATCCGCGCATAAACATACCTAAgattgcaaaatattttggtaCGAAAGGCAGATACGAGGAAGTAAATCCATATCTACTGGACGACATACGTGCTATAAACAAAACGCTTTTGAAACCTCCGTCTGTCGACTGCGTCCCAGTACATCTTACCGCAGTCATTAGGCATGGTACGAGATATCCGACAGCAAAAAACGTCCAAAAGATACAGCGTCTGTACGATCTTGTATCAAGGGAGGCAACGAACGACGAGAAATGGCTGCACGACATTATAACTAAATGGAAGATGTGGTACACTGACGACATGGATGGTCAGATTGTAGAAAAGGGTCGAGATGATCACAGGCACTTAGCTGTCAGACTGGCCAAATCATTCCCATCTTTGATCTCTGAAGAGAACCTCCGTAGCAATCGTATTAAATTCATAACCAGCTCAAAACATAGATGTGTGGACAGTACGGTTGCTTTTATAGAAGGCCTGAAGAAATTCTGGGAGGTTAAAG ACATGGACTTCGGCTATGAAGTAAATGACTCGCTGATGAGGTTCTTTGACCAATGCAGAAGATTTATTGAAGATGTGgacaaaaacaagatggccCTGAAAGAGGTTGAGTTGTTCAAGTCCTCAGAAGAAATGAAGAGAGTCCAGATAAATATTGCCAACCGACTACAGCTGCAGTACAGTAAAGTTACGCCAG ATTTGGTTGAGGCTGCGTTCTACCTGTGCTCCTATGAGTTTTCCATTAAATCTGTTAACTCACCATGGTGCAATCTCTTCAATGAAGTGGATGCTAAA GTGCTAGAATATGCAAACGATCTGAAACAATACTGGAAGAGGGCCTATGGTCATGACATCAACCGCAAATCCAGCTGTATTCTCTTTCACGATGTGTTCAGTCGCCTGGACCAGGCAGCCAATGAGATAAG ATTTGGTCACGTGACCGAGGCCGTCACAGTGCAGGTGGGTCACGCGGAGACCCTcctgcctctgctctctcttATGGGCTTCTTCAGGGACGAGACACCCCTGACCGCTGACAACTACGTCCTCCAGGGGAACCGCACCTTCCACACCAGCCGCATTGTGCCCTACGCTGCCAACCTGGTCTTCGTGCTGTACGACTGTGAGGAAGGCCTCAGGCTGCAGTTCCTGCTCAATGAGAGGCCCCTGGCTTTCCCCGGTATCGGCCACTCGGCCCCTCTCTATGAGGCCGTCAGGGGCCGCTACGGGGACCTGCTGGAGGGGTGCAACTTTGAGGAAGAGTGTGAGGTCCCCAAGACCAGCGGCAGCAAGTACACAGAGCTGTGA